A stretch of Borrelia turcica IST7 DNA encodes these proteins:
- the rplD gene encoding 50S ribosomal protein L4, which produces MERKVFSQDGQELRSIELEDRVFNVDVSYGSIYNAIKNELANLRVGTASTKTRSEVRGSSKKPWKQKGTGRARVGTKRNPIWVGGGIALGPKPRDYSYKLPKKVKRLAFRSVLSLRASVEDNFKVIENFTIESGKTKELALVIKNFIKTNGKTVVLLGNDDQMLKRAGKNIRDLKVLSFNKLRVVDLFYAKNLIALESAIEGLNEFYVK; this is translated from the coding sequence AGAAGATAGAGTTTTTAATGTAGATGTTAGTTATGGTTCTATATATAATGCTATTAAAAATGAGTTAGCTAATCTTAGAGTTGGAACAGCTTCAACTAAGACTAGATCTGAGGTTAGAGGTAGTTCTAAGAAGCCTTGGAAACAAAAAGGGACAGGGCGTGCTAGGGTTGGTACTAAGAGAAACCCAATTTGGGTTGGCGGAGGCATAGCTTTAGGACCAAAACCAAGAGATTATAGTTATAAATTACCAAAGAAGGTAAAGCGACTTGCTTTTAGGTCTGTCCTTAGTCTGCGTGCATCTGTAGAAGATAATTTTAAGGTTATTGAAAATTTTACTATTGAGTCAGGAAAAACAAAAGAGCTTGCTTTGGTAATAAAGAATTTTATAAAAACTAATGGAAAAACAGTTGTTCTATTGGGAAATGATGATCAGATGCTTAAGAGAGCAGGAAAAAATATTAGAGATTTAAAAGTTTTATCTTTTAATAAACTTAGAGTTGTTGACTTATTTTATGCTAAGAATTTAATAGCTCTTGAATCTGCTATTGAGGGGCTTAATGAGTTTTATGTTAAATAA
- the rplW gene encoding 50S ribosomal protein L23 — protein sequence MKACDIMISPMLTEKTNIQRENMNVYAFRVKKQANKKEVGAAIKELFNVVPISCNVLNVKSKNKVVVSRKGYPIGKGKTSSWKKAYVYLKKEDKIDIF from the coding sequence ATGAAGGCTTGTGATATAATGATTTCACCTATGCTTACTGAGAAAACTAATATTCAGCGAGAGAATATGAATGTTTATGCTTTTAGAGTTAAAAAACAGGCAAATAAGAAAGAGGTTGGTGCTGCAATTAAAGAACTTTTTAATGTTGTTCCAATATCATGTAATGTGCTTAATGTTAAAAGCAAGAATAAGGTAGTGGTGTCAAGGAAGGGGTATCCTATTGGTAAGGGGAAAACTTCTTCATGGAAAAAAGCATATGTTTATCTTAAAAAAGAAGATAAAATAGATATTTTTTAG
- the rplB gene encoding 50S ribosomal protein L2, translating into MGIKTYKPKTSSLRYKTTLSFDDLSKGNDPLKSLTKGKVSRAGRDSSGRISIRRRGGGHKRRYREIDFGRRDKFGVPARVVSIEYDPNRSSNIALLAYRDGDKRYIIAPKGIKVGDILESGPNSPIKSGNSFPLENIPVGKMIHNIELNPGRGGQLVRSAGSYAMILASDEDYVTVKLPSGEMRMVFKKCMATLGEVGNEDYMNVSVGKAGKSRWLGKRPKVRGVAMNPVDHPHGGGEGKTSGGRHPVSPWGQPTKGYKTRKKKKYSDKFIVKRRNK; encoded by the coding sequence ATGGGTATTAAAACTTATAAGCCAAAAACTTCTTCTTTGCGGTATAAGACAACTTTGTCTTTTGATGATTTAAGCAAGGGTAATGATCCTTTAAAGTCTTTGACTAAGGGGAAGGTATCTAGAGCGGGAAGAGATTCTTCTGGAAGAATTAGCATTAGGAGAAGAGGTGGTGGCCATAAGAGAAGGTATAGAGAGATTGATTTTGGTAGAAGAGATAAGTTTGGTGTGCCTGCTCGAGTTGTTTCTATTGAGTATGATCCAAATAGGAGTTCTAATATAGCTTTACTTGCTTATAGAGATGGAGATAAGAGATACATTATTGCGCCTAAGGGAATTAAGGTTGGCGATATTTTAGAGAGTGGTCCAAATTCACCGATAAAAAGTGGTAATTCCTTTCCCCTTGAAAATATTCCAGTTGGTAAGATGATACATAATATTGAGCTTAATCCTGGAAGAGGTGGTCAACTTGTAAGAAGTGCTGGAAGTTATGCTATGATACTTGCTTCTGATGAAGATTATGTGACTGTTAAACTTCCGTCAGGGGAGATGCGCATGGTTTTTAAGAAGTGTATGGCAACTCTTGGAGAGGTTGGGAATGAGGATTATATGAATGTTTCTGTGGGTAAGGCTGGCAAGAGTAGATGGCTTGGGAAGAGACCTAAGGTAAGAGGAGTTGCGATGAACCCTGTTGATCACCCACATGGAGGTGGTGAGGGTAAGACTTCTGGAGGACGTCATCCTGTATCTCCTTGGGGACAGCCTACTAAGGGGTATAAGACTCGAAAGAAAAAGAAATACTCAGATAAATTTATAGTTAAGAGAAGAAATAAGTAG
- the rpsS gene encoding 30S ribosomal protein S19, with protein MARSIKKGPFIEKSLYQKVLAASGKEKRVVIKTYSRASTIIPEMVSLTISVYNGKSFIPVYITEDLVGHKLGEFSPTRIFRGHAKSDKKGRK; from the coding sequence GTGGCAAGATCTATTAAAAAAGGACCTTTTATAGAAAAAAGTCTTTATCAAAAAGTTTTGGCAGCTTCTGGTAAAGAGAAAAGAGTGGTTATTAAGACATATTCTAGGGCCTCAACAATAATACCTGAGATGGTGAGTCTTACTATATCTGTTTACAATGGGAAATCTTTTATTCCTGTTTATATTACTGAAGATCTTGTGGGACATAAGCTTGGTGAATTTTCTCCTACAAGGATTTTTAGAGGACATGCTAAATCAGATAAGAAGGGAAGGAAGTAG
- the rplV gene encoding 50S ribosomal protein L22 produces MFVNRRYTARGKNLPSSPKKVRPIADNIRGKSYVEAVAILYSMPNKGAKLLGKVVKSAASNAMYHNKNLSEDMIIVKVVMVDDGRRRRSIWPRARGRADRLINRSCHIFVEVDEKMGSGE; encoded by the coding sequence ATGTTTGTAAATAGAAGATATACGGCTAGGGGTAAAAATTTGCCATCCTCTCCAAAGAAAGTAAGGCCAATAGCTGATAATATACGAGGTAAATCTTATGTTGAAGCGGTTGCAATACTTTATTCTATGCCTAATAAAGGGGCTAAGCTTTTGGGTAAGGTAGTTAAATCGGCAGCATCAAACGCTATGTATCATAATAAAAATCTTTCTGAAGATATGATAATTGTGAAGGTAGTTATGGTAGATGATGGAAGGCGACGTAGGAGTATTTGGCCTAGAGCTAGAGGTAGAGCCGATAGACTTATCAATAGAAGTTGTCATATTTTTGTTGAAGTTGATGAAAAGATGGGGAGTGGAGAATAA
- the rpsC gene encoding 30S ribosomal protein S3 — MGQKVHPYSLRIKINKDWKSKWYFDKKLYPEILYEDFLIRRETMKFLKGIRFDISDIEIIRNNLQRVTVVISTPRPGSVIGVKGANLEKIGQLLTKKISKKINIKIKEIKKPEFDAQIIANGIARQIENRVSYRKLLKTSLLSSISKGLQGIKIKVSGRLGGAEIARSFEVKEGRIPLHTLRANIDYGFTEAQTTYGVIGVKVWVFKGELLGKKVNSDAGQVINRKPLRERNESFDKSRIANDKNMPDNKSRKSGDGDKFFKEKSGVGSRSRNDSVYKRDSDV; from the coding sequence ATGGGTCAAAAAGTACATCCTTACAGCTTAAGAATAAAGATTAATAAGGATTGGAAGTCGAAATGGTATTTTGATAAAAAATTGTATCCTGAGATACTTTATGAAGATTTCTTAATAAGACGGGAAACGATGAAGTTTCTTAAGGGAATTAGATTTGATATTTCCGACATAGAGATTATTAGAAATAATCTTCAAAGGGTAACAGTTGTAATTTCTACTCCAAGACCTGGTTCTGTTATTGGTGTTAAGGGTGCCAATCTTGAAAAGATAGGGCAATTGTTAACTAAGAAAATTTCTAAAAAGATTAATATTAAAATAAAAGAGATTAAGAAACCAGAATTTGATGCTCAGATTATTGCTAATGGAATAGCAAGGCAAATTGAAAATAGGGTTTCTTATAGGAAGTTATTAAAGACTTCGCTTTTATCTTCTATTTCAAAAGGTCTTCAGGGAATTAAAATTAAAGTTTCAGGTAGGCTTGGTGGGGCCGAAATTGCTAGAAGTTTTGAAGTTAAGGAAGGAAGAATTCCGTTACATACTCTTAGGGCTAATATAGACTATGGATTTACTGAAGCACAGACGACTTATGGTGTTATTGGTGTTAAAGTTTGGGTGTTTAAGGGAGAACTTTTAGGTAAAAAAGTTAATTCAGATGCTGGTCAGGTAATAAATAGAAAGCCTTTAAGAGAAAGAAATGAAAGTTTTGATAAGAGTAGAATAGCTAATGATAAGAATATGCCGGATAATAAAAGTAGGAAGTCTGGCGATGGGGATAAATTTTTTAAGGAAAAATCAGGGGTTGGATCTAGGTCTAGGAATGATTCTGTTTATAAAAGAGATTCTGATGTCTAG
- the rplP gene encoding 50S ribosomal protein L16: protein MLSPKKVKYRKRQRGRLTGEAQKGNKISFGEYGLVSLETDFITSRQIEAARIAMTRRVKRGGKVWIRIFPDIPYTKKPAETRMGKGKGGVDHWNAPVKLGTVMFEMAGVAKELAEEAMMLASSKLPVKTIFVVRRDLR from the coding sequence ATGTTAAGTCCTAAAAAGGTTAAATATAGAAAGAGACAGAGGGGAAGGCTTACTGGAGAAGCTCAGAAGGGAAATAAAATATCTTTTGGAGAGTATGGACTTGTTTCTCTTGAAACAGATTTTATTACTTCAAGGCAAATTGAGGCAGCGCGTATTGCTATGACTCGTAGGGTTAAGAGGGGTGGTAAAGTTTGGATAAGAATATTTCCAGACATTCCTTATACTAAGAAGCCAGCTGAGACTAGAATGGGTAAGGGTAAAGGAGGTGTTGACCATTGGAATGCGCCTGTTAAGCTTGGTACTGTTATGTTTGAGATGGCTGGAGTAGCTAAGGAGCTTGCTGAGGAAGCTATGATGCTTGCTAGTTCTAAGCTTCCGGTTAAAACTATATTTGTTGTAAGAAGAGATTTGAGGTGA
- the rpmC gene encoding 50S ribosomal protein L29, which yields MLKKFKDMSLDDIKAKRFALKKEYMDLRFKTVVGHVENPLKKREIRRDIARLNTMIHEYEIGIRKV from the coding sequence ATGTTAAAGAAATTTAAAGATATGTCCCTTGATGATATTAAGGCTAAGAGGTTTGCTTTAAAGAAAGAATATATGGACTTAAGATTTAAGACGGTTGTAGGGCATGTTGAAAATCCTTTAAAAAAAAGAGAGATAAGACGTGATATTGCAAGACTTAATACAATGATTCATGAATATGAAATAGGTATTAGGAAGGTTTAG
- the rpsQ gene encoding 30S ribosomal protein S17 produces the protein MAKENKRELIGKVVSDKMSKTIVVEIVQRRMHPIYHKYLKVSRRVKAHDEKEESKVGDKVRIIEARPISKEKRWMLVGILEKSK, from the coding sequence ATGGCAAAAGAAAATAAGAGAGAACTAATTGGTAAGGTTGTTAGTGATAAGATGAGTAAAACTATTGTTGTTGAAATTGTTCAGAGAAGGATGCATCCTATCTATCATAAGTATTTAAAGGTTAGTAGAAGAGTTAAGGCTCATGATGAGAAGGAAGAATCAAAAGTTGGGGATAAAGTAAGAATTATTGAAGCTCGACCTATTAGTAAAGAGAAGAGGTGGATGCTTGTTGGAATTTTAGAAAAATCAAAGTAA
- the rplN gene encoding 50S ribosomal protein L14 produces MVQMQTYLTVADNTGGKIAQCIKVIGGSKKRYARVGDIIVIAIKQAIPNSPVKKGDVHKAVVVRTSKEIRRRNGTYVRFDDNACVILDTNLNPRGKRVFGPVARELRDANFMKVVSLASEVI; encoded by the coding sequence ATGGTTCAGATGCAGACATATTTAACGGTAGCTGACAATACGGGTGGTAAGATAGCACAGTGTATAAAAGTTATAGGTGGAAGTAAGAAGCGATATGCTAGAGTTGGAGATATAATCGTTATTGCTATAAAACAGGCCATTCCTAATTCTCCTGTTAAGAAAGGAGATGTACATAAGGCTGTTGTTGTTAGAACTTCTAAGGAAATAAGACGTAGAAATGGGACTTATGTTAGGTTTGATGATAATGCTTGTGTCATACTTGATACTAATTTAAATCCAAGGGGTAAAAGAGTTTTTGGGCCTGTTGCGAGAGAGTTAAGAGATGCTAATTTTATGAAAGTTGTCTCATTGGCTTCAGAGGTAATATAA
- the rplX gene encoding 50S ribosomal protein L24, with protein sequence MKTKLRVGDNVKILCGKDRGKIGKIISIDRGRFKVIVEACNMVKKVIKARTPQEKGKIINKEAAIDISNVMLFVGGVASRVGIRFEDNEKKRFIKVNGENI encoded by the coding sequence ATGAAGACAAAATTGAGAGTGGGTGATAATGTAAAAATTCTTTGTGGCAAAGATAGAGGGAAGATTGGTAAGATTATTAGCATAGATAGGGGAAGATTTAAGGTTATTGTTGAAGCCTGTAATATGGTTAAAAAGGTTATTAAAGCAAGAACCCCCCAAGAAAAGGGCAAGATAATCAATAAAGAGGCAGCTATAGACATTTCAAATGTGATGTTGTTTGTAGGGGGCGTAGCTTCTAGAGTGGGGATTAGATTTGAAGATAATGAAAAAAAGAGATTTATTAAAGTAAATGGGGAGAATATTTAG
- the rplE gene encoding 50S ribosomal protein L5, protein MSYVPELKKYYRDSIIKELVEEFQYKSIMQAPRIEKIVVSMGVGEAVKNKKLLDSAVLELSQITGQRAIKTKAKRAIAGFKIRQGQEIGAKVTLRGNIMYEFLYKLINLALPRVKDFRGVDGNAFDGNGNYSFGIAEQIIFSEIDYDKIERISGLNVTVVTTALNDREGKALLSKFGMPFSN, encoded by the coding sequence ATGAGTTATGTTCCTGAATTGAAGAAATACTATAGGGATAGTATTATAAAAGAACTTGTTGAGGAATTTCAGTATAAATCTATTATGCAGGCTCCTAGAATAGAGAAAATAGTTGTTTCTATGGGAGTTGGAGAGGCTGTTAAAAATAAGAAGCTTTTAGATTCAGCCGTTTTGGAGCTTAGTCAAATTACTGGACAGCGAGCTATAAAGACGAAAGCTAAGAGAGCTATTGCTGGGTTTAAGATTAGACAAGGTCAAGAAATTGGAGCTAAGGTCACACTTAGAGGTAATATTATGTATGAGTTTTTGTATAAGCTTATCAATTTAGCCTTACCTCGTGTTAAGGATTTTAGGGGGGTTGATGGTAATGCTTTTGATGGTAATGGTAATTATTCTTTTGGAATAGCAGAACAAATAATATTTTCTGAGATAGATTATGATAAAATAGAGAGGATATCTGGCTTGAATGTTACGGTAGTAACAACGGCTTTAAATGACAGGGAAGGGAAAGCTTTGCTTTCTAAATTTGGTATGCCATTTAGTAATTAA
- a CDS encoding type Z 30S ribosomal protein S14: MAKKSMIIKALRKPKYRTRQKNRCKLCGRPKGYMRDFGMCRICFRKHASAGLIPGVSKSSW; this comes from the coding sequence ATGGCTAAAAAGTCAATGATAATTAAGGCTTTACGAAAGCCAAAATATAGAACAAGACAAAAAAATAGATGTAAGTTGTGTGGGCGTCCGAAGGGATATATGAGAGATTTTGGTATGTGCCGTATATGCTTTAGGAAGCATGCGTCTGCTGGATTAATTCCTGGTGTTTCAAAGTCAAGCTGGTAA
- the rpsH gene encoding 30S ribosomal protein S8, whose product MAVTHSVGDMLTKIRNASRVRHESVELKMSKINKSILNILKEEGYIKDYNFFDKNGISFIKAILNYDNKRNPAINKIDAISTPGRKVYSSYKNMPRIKNGYGILIVSSSKGVITGKKARDSRVGGELICSVW is encoded by the coding sequence ATGGCAGTTACACATTCAGTTGGAGATATGCTAACTAAGATAAGGAATGCAAGTAGAGTTAGACATGAATCTGTAGAATTAAAGATGTCTAAAATAAATAAATCAATTTTGAATATTCTTAAAGAAGAAGGGTATATTAAGGACTATAATTTTTTTGATAAAAATGGCATTTCTTTTATTAAAGCGATATTAAACTATGATAATAAAAGAAATCCGGCTATAAATAAAATAGACGCTATTTCAACTCCTGGTAGGAAGGTATATTCTTCATATAAAAATATGCCTAGAATAAAAAACGGATATGGAATATTAATTGTGTCTTCTTCTAAGGGTGTTATTACTGGGAAGAAGGCTAGAGATAGCAGGGTGGGCGGTGAGCTCATTTGTTCAGTTTGGTAA
- the rplF gene encoding 50S ribosomal protein L6: MSRIGKLPIKMLNSVKVDIKDNLVTVEGNKGKLSQVIGSGIKVRVEDDSIIVERSFEDKQTRAFHGLYRSLISNMVKGVTDGFSKSLTINGIGYRVEQQGRSLFFNLGYSTQFEYVIPEGISIKLDGNTKIAVEGIDKCRVGQVAAEIRSLKVPEPYKGKGIKYDNEIIKRKVGKSGVKK, translated from the coding sequence ATGTCACGTATTGGTAAACTTCCTATAAAGATGTTAAATTCTGTTAAGGTTGATATTAAGGACAATTTGGTAACAGTTGAGGGGAATAAGGGTAAATTGAGTCAGGTGATAGGGAGTGGTATTAAGGTTAGAGTTGAGGATGATAGCATTATTGTGGAGCGTTCTTTTGAAGATAAACAGACAAGAGCTTTTCATGGTCTTTATAGAAGCTTGATTTCTAATATGGTTAAAGGAGTAACGGATGGATTTTCGAAATCTCTTACTATTAATGGAATAGGTTATAGGGTTGAACAACAGGGTAGGAGTCTTTTTTTTAACTTAGGATACTCAACTCAGTTTGAATATGTGATTCCTGAGGGGATTTCTATTAAGCTTGATGGTAATACTAAAATTGCCGTTGAAGGTATAGATAAGTGTAGAGTTGGGCAAGTTGCTGCTGAAATTAGAAGTTTGAAAGTACCAGAGCCGTATAAGGGTAAAGGTATTAAGTATGATAATGAGATAATTAAACGGAAAGTAGGTAAATCGGGAGTAAAAAAATAA
- the rplR gene encoding 50S ribosomal protein L18 translates to MKKIKEAEKRNIKRKKKIRDRIGLGVADRPRITVFKSNKYFYVQVIDDMVGRTLASVSTIEKGLKLSKNVDDVKKLGEVLANRLKDKNINKLIFDRNGYKYHGLIASFATSLREAGIDV, encoded by the coding sequence ATGAAAAAAATAAAAGAAGCTGAAAAAAGAAATATAAAACGCAAGAAGAAAATAAGAGATAGAATTGGGCTTGGGGTTGCAGACAGACCTAGAATTACTGTTTTTAAATCCAATAAATATTTTTATGTTCAAGTTATTGATGATATGGTGGGGCGTACTTTGGCAAGTGTTTCTACTATTGAGAAAGGTCTTAAATTGAGTAAAAATGTTGATGATGTAAAGAAACTTGGTGAAGTTCTTGCAAATAGACTTAAAGATAAAAATATAAATAAACTTATTTTTGATAGGAATGGCTACAAATATCATGGTCTTATTGCAAGTTTTGCAACTTCTTTGCGTGAAGCTGGTATTGATGTTTAG
- the rpsE gene encoding 30S ribosomal protein S5: protein METQVHKKQIEKLISLNRVTKVVKGGRRFSFAAFMVIGDGEGQVGWGFGKANDASDAIKKSSTNARKNLRTVPIKKGTLPHMVIGDFKKAKVLIKPATEGTGIIAGGPVRAVMEAVGVHDILSKSLGSNNSMNVVKATFKAFDLVLDGRKVAGIRGKTLGTLWG, encoded by the coding sequence GTGGAAACTCAGGTTCATAAAAAACAAATAGAGAAATTAATATCGCTTAATAGGGTTACTAAGGTTGTAAAGGGAGGGAGAAGATTTTCTTTTGCTGCTTTTATGGTTATTGGCGATGGAGAAGGACAGGTTGGATGGGGATTTGGCAAGGCTAATGACGCTAGTGATGCTATAAAGAAGAGTTCAACAAATGCTAGGAAAAATTTAAGAACTGTTCCTATTAAGAAGGGTACTCTTCCTCACATGGTTATTGGGGATTTTAAAAAGGCTAAGGTTTTAATTAAACCAGCTACTGAGGGTACTGGAATTATTGCGGGTGGACCTGTTCGTGCTGTGATGGAAGCTGTGGGGGTTCATGATATTTTAAGTAAGTCTCTTGGTTCAAATAATTCTATGAATGTGGTAAAGGCCACTTTTAAGGCATTTGATTTAGTTTTAGATGGTAGAAAGGTGGCTGGGATAAGAGGAAAAACTTTAGGAACTTTATGGGGTTAA
- the rpmD gene encoding 50S ribosomal protein L30 has translation MIKRKLRLQLKKDRFKASRSRVKNKAFIKRMESNREIISRGDIRVEVELKRSLIGKLDNKVRTLRALGLKRIGDRRVHTLDKSVQGMLHEVINMILISEVRND, from the coding sequence ATGATTAAGAGAAAATTAAGACTTCAACTTAAGAAGGATAGGTTTAAAGCTTCAAGATCTAGGGTTAAAAACAAGGCTTTTATTAAGAGGATGGAGAGTAATCGGGAAATTATTTCTAGGGGTGACATTAGAGTTGAGGTTGAACTTAAGAGAAGTTTAATTGGTAAATTAGATAATAAGGTTAGGACATTAAGAGCTTTAGGGTTAAAGAGAATAGGAGATAGAAGGGTACATACTTTGGACAAATCAGTGCAAGGAATGCTTCATGAGGTAATTAACATGATTTTAATAAGTGAGGTGAGAAATGATTAA
- the rplO gene encoding 50S ribosomal protein L15, translating to MIKLRKPLGANKTRKVVGRGPGSGLGKTSGRGQKGQRARNTSPRPGFEGGQTPLYRRLPRRGFSNHDYRLRYEIVGLGDIEKKFDDGDLVNHDTLFKKGLVSKNAKNIKVLANGKLTKRVDFEISRISKSAEELVIKMGCNIKLI from the coding sequence ATGATTAAGTTAAGGAAACCCTTGGGCGCTAATAAAACTCGAAAAGTTGTAGGTAGGGGGCCAGGATCTGGTCTTGGGAAGACATCTGGTCGAGGACAAAAGGGTCAGAGAGCTAGGAATACCTCACCAAGACCTGGGTTTGAAGGAGGACAAACTCCTCTTTATAGAAGACTTCCAAGAAGAGGATTTTCTAATCATGATTATAGATTAAGATATGAAATTGTTGGACTTGGGGATATAGAGAAAAAATTTGATGATGGAGATTTAGTAAATCATGATACTTTATTTAAAAAGGGGCTTGTGAGTAAAAATGCTAAGAATATTAAAGTTTTAGCTAATGGCAAGCTTACTAAGAGGGTTGATTTTGAAATTTCTCGTATTTCAAAATCTGCTGAAGAACTTGTAATAAAAATGGGTTGTAATATTAAATTAATTTAG
- the secY gene encoding preprotein translocase subunit SecY: MKDLFFNLFSIKDLRTKFLFTLFILFIFRVGSYLPIPGIDPVALRSYFKAQSDFSITNYFDFFSGGAFSNFSVFMLSIGPYISASIIIQLLVYSFPSLKRMQEGDGGRKKVKKYTKYLTIIAAVAQGYATSLYARSIPGALNMPFNRYIFIAILTVTTGTFILLWLGEQINQRGIGNGVSLIIFSGIVVRLQAALFNLFQGMRDPSQNINPVFVILVLSIFVVVVVLIIYEYKAQRRIAIHYARANSRNTVSSYLPIKLNPSGVLPVIFASVLITLPLQILSGFAETSSIARQVLSYLRPNGLYYTLLNVVLIIGFTYFYSKIQLSPKDISNNIRKNGGTIPGIKADEMEGYLDSIMNRTLFSGSIFLSIIAIIPFLVQTIFRFPYDVSRIMGSSSLLIMVGVALDTLIQIDAYLKTQGMSSGNNKKYAFLQKI; the protein is encoded by the coding sequence ATGAAAGATTTGTTTTTCAATTTATTTAGTATTAAAGATTTAAGGACTAAGTTTTTATTTACTCTTTTTATTCTTTTTATTTTTAGAGTTGGTTCTTATTTACCAATACCGGGAATAGATCCTGTGGCTCTTAGAAGTTATTTTAAGGCACAGTCAGATTTTTCAATCACTAATTATTTTGATTTTTTTTCAGGTGGTGCTTTTAGTAATTTTTCTGTATTTATGCTTAGTATAGGTCCTTATATATCAGCGTCTATTATTATTCAGTTGCTTGTTTATTCTTTCCCTTCTCTTAAAAGGATGCAAGAAGGTGATGGTGGAAGAAAAAAGGTCAAGAAGTATACAAAATATTTAACAATTATTGCGGCAGTGGCTCAGGGATATGCTACTAGTCTTTATGCTAGGAGTATCCCAGGTGCACTTAATATGCCTTTTAATAGGTATATTTTTATTGCTATTTTGACAGTGACTACGGGAACTTTTATTCTTTTATGGCTTGGTGAGCAAATTAATCAGAGAGGAATTGGAAATGGTGTATCTTTAATAATTTTTTCAGGGATAGTAGTTAGACTTCAAGCAGCTTTGTTTAATTTGTTTCAGGGGATGAGAGACCCTTCTCAAAACATTAATCCTGTTTTTGTGATATTAGTTTTAAGCATTTTTGTTGTGGTTGTAGTATTAATTATATATGAATATAAGGCGCAAAGAAGAATTGCTATACACTATGCTAGGGCAAATTCAAGGAATACTGTGAGTTCATATTTGCCAATAAAACTTAATCCATCAGGCGTTTTGCCTGTTATTTTTGCATCTGTTCTTATCACTTTGCCTTTACAAATTTTGAGTGGGTTTGCTGAGACTTCTTCTATTGCAAGGCAGGTTTTATCTTATTTAAGGCCTAATGGACTTTATTATACTTTATTAAATGTAGTTTTAATAATAGGATTTACATATTTTTATTCCAAGATACAATTAAGTCCAAAAGATATAAGTAACAATATTAGGAAAAATGGAGGCACCATACCGGGTATAAAGGCAGATGAGATGGAGGGTTATTTGGATAGTATTATGAATAGAACATTATTTTCGGGCTCTATTTTTTTGTCTATTATTGCAATAATTCCTTTTTTGGTGCAAACTATTTTTAGATTTCCGTATGATGTTTCAAGGATTATGGGTAGTTCTTCATTGCTTATTATGGTGGGTGTAGCTCTTGATACATTAATTCAGATTGATGCATATTTAAAGACGCAAGGAATGTCTAGTGGAAATAATAAAAAGTATGCTTTTTTACAGAAAATTTAG
- the rpmJ gene encoding 50S ribosomal protein L36: MKVRVSVKPICEKCKVIKRKGVLRIICDNLKHKQRQK; encoded by the coding sequence ATGAAAGTTAGAGTAAGTGTAAAACCAATTTGTGAAAAATGTAAGGTAATAAAGAGAAAAGGTGTTTTGAGGATTATTTGTGATAATCTTAAGCATAAACAAAGACAAAAATAA
- the rpsM gene encoding 30S ribosomal protein S13: protein MARIAGIDLPNGKQLQIALTSIYGIGRTRALEICRKTDISPDKKAKDLDNNEINKLRKIVESDYVVEGKLRSELAMSIKRLMDIACYRGLRHRKGLPLRGQRTKTNARTRKGKRRTVANKKMATK, encoded by the coding sequence ATGGCTAGAATAGCAGGAATAGATTTACCTAATGGTAAACAACTTCAGATAGCTCTTACATCTATTTATGGGATAGGAAGAACTAGAGCTTTAGAGATTTGTAGAAAAACAGATATTTCACCAGATAAAAAAGCTAAAGATTTAGATAATAATGAAATTAATAAGCTTAGAAAAATAGTTGAGAGTGATTATGTTGTTGAGGGGAAACTTAGGAGTGAATTGGCCATGTCTATTAAGAGACTTATGGATATTGCATGCTATAGGGGGCTTAGGCATAGGAAAGGATTACCATTAAGAGGACAGAGGACTAAAACTAATGCAAGAACTAGGAAGGGTAAGCGAAGAACTGTGGCTAATAAGAAAATGGCTACTAAATAA